Proteins encoded together in one Triticum dicoccoides isolate Atlit2015 ecotype Zavitan chromosome 7B, WEW_v2.0, whole genome shotgun sequence window:
- the LOC119335425 gene encoding GDSL esterase/lipase At1g74460-like has translation MGCERTPLGIALALALLLGLAHGDVVQFIFGDSLSDVGNNNYLTKSLARAALPWYGIDFGSGMPNGRFCNGRTVADIIGDKMGLPRPPAFLDPSVDETVIAKSGLNYASGGGGILNETSSLFIQRFSLYKQIELFQGTQAFMREKIGQAAADKLFGEAYYVVAMGANDFINNYLLPVYSDSWTYNGDTFVKYMVTTLEAQLRLLHGLGARRVTFFGLGPMGCIPLQRLLQRSSTACQESTNKLALSFNKQAGAVIKQLAASLPNATFQFGDVYDYFQDIIDRPYMHGFNNSHAPCCTLGKVRPTLTCTPLSTLCKDRSKYVFWDEYHPTDRANELIALETLKRLNITVVANTTSS, from the exons ATGGGCTGTGAGAGGACGCCGCTGGGCATTGCTCTGGCACTGGCCCTGCTCCTGGGCCTCGCCCACGGCGACGTGGTGCAGTTCATCTTCGGCGACTCGCTGTCGGACGTGGGCAACAACAACTACCTGACCAAGAGCCTCGCGCGCGCGGCGCTGCCGTGGTACGGCATCGACTTCGGGAGCGGCATGCCCAACGGCAGGTTCTGCAACGGCCGCACCGTCGCGGACATCATCGGCGACAAGATGGGCCTCCCGCGGCCGCCGGCGTTCCTGGACCCGTCGGTGGACGAGACCGTCATCGCCAAGAGCGGCCTCAACtacgcgtccggcggcggcggcatcctcaaCGAGACGTCGTCCCTCTTC ATCCAGAGGTTCTCGCTGTACAAGCAGATCGAGCTGTTCCAGGGGACGCAGGCGTTCATGCGGGAGAAGATCGGGCAGGCGGCGGCGGACAAGCTGTTCGGCGAGGCCTACTACGTGGTGGCCATGGGCGCCAACGACTTCATCAACAACTACCTGCTCCCCGTCTACTCCGACTCGTGGACCTACAACGGCGACACCTTCGTCAAGTACATGGTCACCACCCTGGAGGCCCAGCTCCGGCTCCTCCACGGGCTGGGCGCGCGGCGGGTCACCTTCTTCGGGCTGGGGCCCATGGGCTGCATCCCGTTGCAGCGGCTCCTGCAGAGGTCCTCCACGGCGTGCCAGGAGTCCACCAACAAGCTCGCCCTCAGCTTCAACAAGCAGGCCGGCGCGGTGATCAAGCAGCTGGCGGCGTCGCTGCCCAACGCGACGTTCCAGTTCGgggacgtgtacgactacttccaggaCATCATCGACCGGCCCTACATGCACGGCTTCAACAACTCCCACGCGCCCTGCTGCACGCTGGGCAAGGTGCGGCCCACGCTGACGTGCACCCCGCTCTCCACGCTCTGCAAGGACCGCAGCAAGTACGTGTTCTGGGACGAGTACCACCCCACCGACAGGGCCAACGAGCTTATCGCGCTCGAGACGCTCAAGAGGCTCAACATCACCGTCGTTGCCAACACCACCTCCAGCTAG